From the Streptomyces nodosus genome, the window CCAAGCGAATTCCGCCGCGGCCGGCGACGGGCTGATCCGTGCCGGCGCCCTCGTGTTCTTCCTCGGAGCGGTGGCCACTGCGGTCACTCTGGTCCCCCTGCTGCTCGGCACCAAGCCTTTCCCCACCTATATGTTCGGGCTGAGCATGCTCATGGGGGTGGGTTTCCTGATGGCCGGGGCGGGTCTGCTCCGGTCGATCGCGGAGGGCCGCAGGCGGGCACGCGAGGGCGTCCGGTCGTAGCGGGCTCCCCGCGGGCCTCTATCGGGGTACGTACGTCGTCAGCCAGGCGGGGAACTCGGTGAGGTCCGCGAGGACCACATCCGCCCCCGCGGCCCGCAGTTCGTCGGCCGCGCAGGGGCCGGTGGCGACGCCCACCGAGTACGCGTCGGCGGTGCGGGCGCCCCGGACGTCCCCGACGTGGTCCCCGACATAGACGGCCGCGCCGTGCTCGACCAGCGCCTGTGCCTTCTGTTCCGCCCACAGATCGCCGATCACCGCGTCGGGCTCGATGCCGAGGTGCTCCAGATGCAGCTTGGCGTTGGGCTCGTACTTCGCGGTGACCACGATCGCCCGCCCGCCGGCCGCCCGTACCGCCTCGATCGCGCGGCGGGCGCCGGGCAGCGCGGGAGTCGCGGCGATCGCGACGCCGGGGTACATCGCGCGGTAGAGCTCGGCCGCGGCGTCGATCCGTTCCTCGGGGAACCAGTTGACCAGTTCCTCCGCCAGCGGCGGCCCGAGCCGGGTGACGGCCAGGTCGGCGTCGATGTGTGTCCCCGTCCGTGCGGAGAGCGCCTGGTAGCAGGCGCGGATGCCGGGCCGGGAGTCGATCAGCGTCATATCGAGGTCGAAGCCGACGGTGAGGGCACGAGTGGTCATATGGGCGATTGTCCCATCGGGGCGACCGGGGCAGGGGCACGGGCGCCCCGGGGTCGCACGGGGCCGCCGTCACCTGGACCGCTGTGAGCGCCAGACCAGGTAGAGGGCGGAGGCGACGGCGGCTCCCCTGACCACCCACGGCCAGGTCCCGGCGACCGCGTCGTCCATGTGCCCCGCGGTGATGGGGGTGCCCCAGCGGCCGTCGGTGCGGCCCCAGAGCCAGACGAGACCGGCGGCGGCGACCAGACCGGGCAGGCCCATGACCGCCCACTTGGACTCGGCGGGCGTCAGCCGGCGGGACAGCCAGGCGATGAGCCAGCCGAGGCCGAGGGCGATCCAGTTGCCGAGGACGGCCCCGGCGACCAGCAGGACGGCGGCCAGGAGCAGCAGGGGGTTCTGCCGTCCGCTC encodes:
- a CDS encoding HAD family hydrolase; this encodes MTTRALTVGFDLDMTLIDSRPGIRACYQALSARTGTHIDADLAVTRLGPPLAEELVNWFPEERIDAAAELYRAMYPGVAIAATPALPGARRAIEAVRAAGGRAIVVTAKYEPNAKLHLEHLGIEPDAVIGDLWAEQKAQALVEHGAAVYVGDHVGDVRGARTADAYSVGVATGPCAADELRAAGADVVLADLTEFPAWLTTYVPR